The following proteins are co-located in the Tripterygium wilfordii isolate XIE 37 chromosome 2, ASM1340144v1, whole genome shotgun sequence genome:
- the LOC120007135 gene encoding protein DJ-1 homolog C isoform X1, whose product MESVSSLLSAPPPSASASLRFYSPKLCTVAFSASFASVSSPQRKPPKPRKRSAEIIKTESPTTTTTSSDAAATSSSTSIPPKKVLVPIGFGTEEMEAVIMVDVLRRSGAQVTVASVEPQLEVEASGGTRLVADTFISTCSDQVFDLVALPGGMPGSVRLRECEILKQITSRQAEEKRLYGAICAAPAVTLLPWGLSRKKQITCHPAFMDKLPTFWAVKSNIQVSGELTTSRGPGTSFEFALSLVEQLFGESVASKIGESLMLHRADNRKKEFNSVEWSVNHTPQVLIPVANGSEESEVVTIADILRRAKVEVTVVSVERSLPILASQGTRIIADKLIGDAAGSIYDIIILPGGVAGAERLQKSRILKKLLREQNTAGRIYGAVCSSPVVLDKQGLLKDKRATAHPSVVSKLTNEVINDARVVIDGKLITGRGFGTVTDFAMAIVTKLFGLARARSVAEGLVFELPRS is encoded by the exons ATGGAGTCGGTGTCGAGTTTGTTATCAGCACCACCtccttctgcttctgcttctctCAGGTTCTATTCTCCTAAGCTCTGTACAGTTGCGTTCtctgcatcatttgcttctGTCTCGTCCCCACAGAGAAAACCACCCAAACCGCGAAAACGCTCTGCCGAAATTATCAAAACCGAGtctccaacaacaacaaccaccAGTTCAGATGCAGCCgccacctcctcctccacctccattCCTCCCAAGAag GTTCTTGTTCCAATTGGGTTTGGCACAGAAGAAATGGAAGCTGTTATTATGGTTGATGTTCTGCGGCGTTCAGGTGCACAAGTGACTGTGGCATCAGTGGAGCCACAGCTTGAGGTTGAAGCTTCAGGTGGCACTAGACTTGTTGCTGATACCTTTATCTCCACCTGCTCTGATCAGGTTTTCGATCTTGTGGCATTGCCG GGTGGAATGCCTGGCTCAGTGCGATTAAGAGAATGTGAAATCCTCAAACAAATTACTAGCAGACAGGCTGAGGAGAAGAGACTATATGGAGCAATATGTGCTGCTCCAGCTGTCACGCTTCTGCCATGGGGCCTCTCAAGAAAAAAGCAG ATAACATGTCACCCTGCATTCATGGACAAACTCCCAACTTTCTGGGCTGTGAAATCAAATATTCAAGTTTCAGGGGAGCTCACAACAAGCCGTGGACCTGGAACTTCTTTTGAATTTGCTTTATCTTTAGTAGAGCAGCTTTTTGGCGAGAGTGTTGCCAGCAAGATTGGAGAATCGCTA ATGTTGCACAGAGCTGATAATAGAAAGAAAGAGTTCAACAGTGTTGAATGGTCTGTTAATCACACCCCTCAA GTTCTCATTCCTGTTGCGAATGGTTCAGAGGAGTCGGAAGTAGTAACTATTGCAGATATTTTGCGCCGTGCAAAGGTGGAAGTTACAGTTGTTTCAGTTGAAAGATCTTTACCTATCTTGGCATCTCAAGGCACAAGAATTATTGCTGACAAATTAATTGGTGATGCTGCGGGCTCAATATATGATATAATTATTCTTCCG GGAGGAGTTGCAGGGGCCGAAAGACTGCAGAAATCCAGGATTCTAAAAAAACTGCTTAGAGAACAGAATACTGCTGGAAGAATCTATGGAGCAGTGTGCTCTTCGCCAGTGGTGTTGGATAAACAGGGTTTGCTGAAG GATAAACGAGCCACTGCTCATCCTTCTGTCGTAAGCAAACTAACCAATGAAGTTATAAATGATGCCAGAGTAGTCATCGACGGAAAACTAATCACGGGCCGAGGATTTGGTACCGTCACTGATTTTGCGATGGCCATTGTAACCAAGCTTTTTGGTCTGGCAAGGGCAAGGAGTGTTGCTGAAGGCCTTGTTTTCGAGTTACCCAGAAGTTAA
- the LOC120007135 gene encoding protein DJ-1 homolog C isoform X2 — protein sequence MEAVIMVDVLRRSGAQVTVASVEPQLEVEASGGTRLVADTFISTCSDQVFDLVALPGGMPGSVRLRECEILKQITSRQAEEKRLYGAICAAPAVTLLPWGLSRKKQITCHPAFMDKLPTFWAVKSNIQVSGELTTSRGPGTSFEFALSLVEQLFGESVASKIGESLMLHRADNRKKEFNSVEWSVNHTPQVLIPVANGSEESEVVTIADILRRAKVEVTVVSVERSLPILASQGTRIIADKLIGDAAGSIYDIIILPGGVAGAERLQKSRILKKLLREQNTAGRIYGAVCSSPVVLDKQGLLKDKRATAHPSVVSKLTNEVINDARVVIDGKLITGRGFGTVTDFAMAIVTKLFGLARARSVAEGLVFELPRS from the exons ATGGAAGCTGTTATTATGGTTGATGTTCTGCGGCGTTCAGGTGCACAAGTGACTGTGGCATCAGTGGAGCCACAGCTTGAGGTTGAAGCTTCAGGTGGCACTAGACTTGTTGCTGATACCTTTATCTCCACCTGCTCTGATCAGGTTTTCGATCTTGTGGCATTGCCG GGTGGAATGCCTGGCTCAGTGCGATTAAGAGAATGTGAAATCCTCAAACAAATTACTAGCAGACAGGCTGAGGAGAAGAGACTATATGGAGCAATATGTGCTGCTCCAGCTGTCACGCTTCTGCCATGGGGCCTCTCAAGAAAAAAGCAG ATAACATGTCACCCTGCATTCATGGACAAACTCCCAACTTTCTGGGCTGTGAAATCAAATATTCAAGTTTCAGGGGAGCTCACAACAAGCCGTGGACCTGGAACTTCTTTTGAATTTGCTTTATCTTTAGTAGAGCAGCTTTTTGGCGAGAGTGTTGCCAGCAAGATTGGAGAATCGCTA ATGTTGCACAGAGCTGATAATAGAAAGAAAGAGTTCAACAGTGTTGAATGGTCTGTTAATCACACCCCTCAA GTTCTCATTCCTGTTGCGAATGGTTCAGAGGAGTCGGAAGTAGTAACTATTGCAGATATTTTGCGCCGTGCAAAGGTGGAAGTTACAGTTGTTTCAGTTGAAAGATCTTTACCTATCTTGGCATCTCAAGGCACAAGAATTATTGCTGACAAATTAATTGGTGATGCTGCGGGCTCAATATATGATATAATTATTCTTCCG GGAGGAGTTGCAGGGGCCGAAAGACTGCAGAAATCCAGGATTCTAAAAAAACTGCTTAGAGAACAGAATACTGCTGGAAGAATCTATGGAGCAGTGTGCTCTTCGCCAGTGGTGTTGGATAAACAGGGTTTGCTGAAG GATAAACGAGCCACTGCTCATCCTTCTGTCGTAAGCAAACTAACCAATGAAGTTATAAATGATGCCAGAGTAGTCATCGACGGAAAACTAATCACGGGCCGAGGATTTGGTACCGTCACTGATTTTGCGATGGCCATTGTAACCAAGCTTTTTGGTCTGGCAAGGGCAAGGAGTGTTGCTGAAGGCCTTGTTTTCGAGTTACCCAGAAGTTAA
- the LOC120014525 gene encoding bZIP transcription factor TRAB1-like — translation MGSHLNFKSFGDMPLGEGNSGKSPGSFTLTRQSSLYSLTFDELQNTFSGPGKDFGSMNMDELLKSIWTAEEGQAVTSAAGGAEGNVTGGNLQRQGSLTLPRTLSQKTVDEVWRDFMKETVGVKDGSTVGGGGSNMPQRQPTLGEMTLEEFLARAGVAREDTQQIGRPIDSGFYAELSKPNNNAGLVLGFQQANQNNGLVANRMMENNNSVPLQPHSFALNDGGIRSSQQYPQQLLLQQQQQLHHHQPLQQRHQQPIFPNQATVAFSSPMHLASSAQLASPSVRPSAVGTVDPSLNNNLAQVSGLESGGMKMVGLGAGGITVASGSPAGQLSPDVIAKNNVDTLSPVPYVFTRGRKANPAVEKVVERRKKRMIKNRESAARSRARKQAYTLELEAEIAKLKESNEELQRKQVEIMEMQKNQIIESVHRPWGLKRQGLRRTCTGPW, via the exons ATGGGGTCTCATTTAAACTTCAAAAGCTTTGGTGATATGCCCCTGGGAGAAGGGAATAGTGGGAAGTCACCGGGCAGTTTTACATTGACTCGACAGTCTTCGTTGTACTCATTGACATTTGATGAGTTACAGAACACCTTCAGTGGACCTGGAAAGGATTTTGGATCAATGAACATGGATGAACTTTTGAAAAGTATATGGACTGCTGAAGAAGGTCAAGCAGTGACATCTGCAGCTGGAGGCGCTGAAGGAAATGTCACTGGTGGGAACTTGCAGAGGCAAGGATCATTAACTTTGCCAAGGACCTTAAGTCAAAAAACTGTCGATGAGGTTTGGAGGGACTTCATGAAAGAAACTGTTGGTGTTAAGGATGGGAGTACTGTTGGGGGAGGAGGATCAAATATGCCACAAAGACAACCGACTTTGGGAGAGATGACTTTGGAGGAGTTCTTGGCGAGGGCAGGAGTTGCAAGAGAAGATACGCAACAAATTGGAAGGCCTATTGATAGTGGATTTTATGCTGAATTGTCAAAACCCAACAACAATGCTGGTTTGGTTCTTGGGTTTCAACAGGCCAATCAAAACAATGGTCTAGTAGCTAATCGGATGATGGAAAATAATAATTCAGTTCCTCTCCAACCTCATAGTTTCGCACTGAATGATGGTGGAATCAGATCATCTCAGCAATACCCTCAGCAGTTGCTGCTGCAGCAACAGCAGCAGCTGCACCACCATCAGCCCTTGCAGCAACGTCATCAGCAGCCAATATTTCCTAACCAAGCAACCGTGGCGTTTTCCTCTCCTATGCATTTGGCGAGCAGTGCTCAGCTTGCTAGCCCATCAGTAAGGCCCTCAGCTGTTGGCACAGTAGACCCCTCTCTGAACAATAATTTGGCCCAGGTTTCTGGGTTGGAGAGTGGGGGAATGAAGATGGTTGGTTTAGGAGCTGGGGGTATTACTGTTGCCTCAGGATCTCCAGCAGGTCAGTTATCACCTGATGTGATTGCAAAGAATAATGTAGACACACTATCACCGGTACCTTATGTGTTTACCCGGGGAAGAAAAGCCAACCCTGCTGTAGAGAAAGTAGttgagagaaggaaaaagagaatGATTAAAAACAGGGAGTCAGCTGCAAGATCGAGAGCTCGGAAGCAG GCCTATACCTTGGAATTGGAAGCAGAAATTGCAAAACTTAAAGAATCGAATGAAGAACTGCAGAGAAAACAG GTGGAAATTATGGAAATGCAGAAAAATCAG ATTATAGAGTCAGTCCATCGGCCGTGGGGACTTAAAAGACAAGGCTTGAGGAGGACATGTACAGGCCCTTGGTAG